The following is a genomic window from Geoalkalibacter halelectricus.
CGCCGTTGCGGGTGATGCGCGCCACCTGCACGTTGAAGACCTCGCGGAAATTGAAAAAGCCCAGGGTCGTCCCGGCGAATTCGGGTTTGGAGACGACGATGTCTTTTTTGGTCAGCACCCGGTCGAAGGCGATCTCGCCTTCGATGGGGCGGCCGATGTAGAGCTGGATCTTCTCCAGATCCGCCAGACGTCCCACCACCCGCAGATGATCGCCCTCGTTGAGCACCGTGTCGGCGCCCACCAGCACCGGCTCATCGGCGCCCCGGCGCAACAACCGGGTGATGGTCACCGGGGCGATGCTTTTCAGGTGCAGATCCACGACCCGCTTGCCGAAGATGTTGGGATTGCTCACCTCGATGTGCTGAAAGGCGATGGGCGGGTTGATTGCCGCCAGTTCGTCCGCCAGGCGCTGCTCCTCGGCGGCGATGTCGGTGCGCAGCAGCTTGGGCAGCGCCTTGACACACAGGGCGACGCCGATGACGCCGATGCCGTAGGTCACGCCGTAGGCGGCCGGAGCCTTGTCGGTCCCGAGCAGTTCGACGGCCGCGGCCAGGGACGGGGTGCTGGTCATGGCGCCGGAGAGCAGGCCCGCGCCGATGGCGGCGTCGAAACCGAACAGGCGGCAGCAGGCGTAGGTGACGGCGATGCCGACGCTGGTCATGACCAGAACGGCGAGGGCCATCACCAGGCCGTGGCGGCGGAAGGAGCTCACGAAGCCGGGGCCGGACTGCAGGCCGATGGCGTAGATGAACATGGCCAGGCCGAGGGTCTGGACCGCTTCGGGCAGGGTATACCCGTAGTGACCGAAGGCCAGAGCCACGAAGATGATGGCCGAGGGCCCCAGGGAGAGGTTCCAGATCCGGACCTTGCCGATCAATTCCCCAAGGACGATGACCAGCAGGAGAAGAAAGATGGGATTGCTGAGCAGCGACATGGGCACTGCTTTATACCAACCTTGGGGCAAAGTCCAGTGTAAACATTTGTGCGACCCGTCAAGCACGGATCGGCACCGATGGACGCCGCCCGCCAATTCGTTTGACATCCTCTCGGGCGATTGATTACCATGGCGGCCAACATTCCAGAGAAGGTGAAAATTCAGCGAGATGACGAAGTTTTTTTATCTTGAGACGTTCGGCTGCCAGATGAACGTGGTTGATTCGGAGCAGATCGTCGACTTGCTCGGCCGTGTCGGTTATGCCCAGGTGGAAACTCCCGAGCAGGCCGATCTGATCCTGCTCAATACTTGCTCGGTGCGCGATAAGGCCGAGCGCAAGGTCTACGGCCACCTCGGCCGCTTCAAGCCCCTCAAGCAGCAGCGCCCCGAGTTGATCATCGGCGTCGGCGGCTGCGTGGCCCAACAGGAAGGCGAGCGGCTGCTCGACAAGCTGCGTTTTGTCGACCTGGTGTTCGGCACGCACAATATCCACCGCCTGCCGGAAATGCTCGCCGCGGTCGAGGGACGCCGGCAGCGGCGCCTGGAAACCGATTTCCTCGATGCTGAAACGCGTCGCCAGCTTTTCCCCGAGCGCAAGGCCGATGATGCCGTGACGCGCTTCGTCACCGTGATGCAGGGCTGCGACAATTTCTGTTCTTATTGCATCGTGCCCCATGTGCGCGGCCGCGAAATCAGCCGCCCGAGCGGCGATATCCTTGCCGAGATCCGCGCTTTGGCGGCCGGTGGGGTCAGGGAAATCACCCTGCTGGGGCAAAACGTCAATTCCTACGGACTGCGCGAGGAGGATGAAATCAGCTTCGCGCAACTTCTGCGCCGGGTTCATGAGATCGAGGGCATCGAGCGCATTCGCTTCACCACCTCGCACCCCAAGGACCTCTCCGACGAGCTGATCGCCTGCTTCGGTGAGTTGCCCAAGCTCGCCAAGCATCTGCATCTGCCCGTGCAGTGCGGTTCCGACAGGATTCTGACGGCCATGAATCGCGGCTATACGCGCGCGCAATATTTGGACAAGGTGGCGCGGCTCAAGCAGGTGTGCCCGGACATCCGGCTGACCTCGGACATCATCGTCGGCTTTCCCGGCGAGACGGAAGAGGATTTCGGCGAGACTCTTGCATTGGTTGCCGAGGTGGAGTACGCCGACATCTACAGCTTTCTCTATTCACCCCGGCGCGGCACCGCGGCGGCGGAGCTGGAAGAAACCCTCGATCCCAAGGAAAAGCAGGCGCGCTTCGATCGGCTGATTGCGCTGCAACAGGAGATCGGCGCCAGGATCTGGCAAAGCGATGTCGGCCGGGTGCTGCCGGTGCTGGTCGAGGGCGTCAGCCGTCAGGGCGGCGGACAGCTGTTCGGCCGCACGGTTTGGAATCGCATCGTCAACTTCAGCGGTTCGCCTGATCTGGTCGGGCGCATCGTGCCGGTGCGCGTCACCACCTCGTTCAAAAACAGCCAGGCCGGAGAGCTGGACGCCGATGAGGTGCGCGCGGCCAGCTGAAAAATATTTTATCCCCTGATCCACGGACCCCCGCATGGCCAAAGGGCGCATTCTCGCCATAGACGACGAAAAGTTCTTCCGCGAACTCTACCGCGACATTCTGGCCCGCGAGGGCTATGTGGTGCGCACCGCGGGGAGCGGCGAGGAGGCCCTGGACATCCTGCGCCGCGAAGACTTCGATCTGGTCATCTCCGATCTCGGCCTCACGGGCATGGACGGCGTCGAAACCAGCCGCGCCATCAAGCGTTTCAACCCCGAGCAGGAAATCATCGTGGTCAGTGCCCTGGCCGATGTGCCCACGGCGGTAGCGGCCATGAAGGCGGGCGTGACCGATTACGTCTGCAAGCCCATCAATCCGGACGAATTTCTGCTGCTGGTCAACAAAACCCTCTTCCGGCGCGCCCAGCATCTCGAACACCGCAAACTCCTCAGCGAAAACCTCGAATACGTCTCCATTGTCGCCACCTATCAGAAATGCCGCGCCTTTCTCCATGTCCATGACCTCGACCGCCTGGGGGATCTGATTTTGGACACCCTGATGGAGCTGCTGCGCGCCGAGGGTGGGGCGCTGTGGCTTGCCGGGTTCGACGGCAGCTATTTCCGGCGGCGGTGTCGTCGCGGTCTGGCGCGAGTTCTTCCGGAGGAAGAAACCCTTCACCTGGGCGATGATCAGCACCCCTTGCCGGAGGGCGATGAGCCGGTGCTGCTCAAGGGCGATGACCGCCTGTGGGTGCCCTTGCGTCACGAGCGCGAAACCCTGGCCCTGATGCGCATCGAAGCGCCGGTGGGGCGCGCGGTGTTCAACCGCGGCGATCTCAAGATCGCGGCCGCGGCCGCCGAGTTTGCCGCCAGCGCCCTGCACAACGTGCTGCGGCAACGCGTTTTGGAGCAGGCCAGCCTGCGCATGCCGCGCGCCGAAGCCTACACCATGGCTTTTTTCCGCGACCACATGGATAAAGAGCTGAGCAAGGCGCGACGCTATGGGCGTAATCTGGCGCTGATTCGCCTCAGAGTGGAAAATTACACCGAGTTGCATCACCATTTTCGCAGCCGCGAACTCGACGCCGCCATGAGCGCGGTCATCGAGGCGATCAATTCGATTCTGCGCGATGCCGACATCATGGCCATGGCGGCGGCGGACGATTTCTACATCCTTTTGCCGGAAACCGATTACTGGGGCTCGCTCATCACGCAGAAGCGCATTCGCAAGGCCCTGCGCGGCAAGTTGATGCTGAGCGACCTGAAAAAGACCTTTCCCATCAGGGCACACATGCGCTCGGCGGCTTTTCCCCTGGACGGCACCAGTTTTGAACAGCTCAACGGCCACGCCGAAGACCGCCTGACCCGGCTGCAGTCAAGTCTTTATCTCAAAGAGAGTTGGGATAACACCTCCTTTTGGGGGGTGGTCGGAAAAATTCTCGGCAAGACCGAGGATTACCATTTCAGTCGCGACGGCCTCGAGGTTGCGCCGGGGTTGCACGCCTTTGGGGAGCCCCTGAAAAGCTGTTATGTGCGAATGCCCGAAGACAATATCGATTTAATTCACCGCGCCTTTTTGCGCGAGGTGGTCGAGTCGATTCGGGTGCGCGGCGTCATTTTCCGCGGTTGCGCGGATTTCGACCAGGTGCATGCGGCGCTGCCCAATCTGGATCAGGTGGAAAAGTCGGCGACGTCGCTGTTTCTGTTGGGCGGCGGGGGGCGGGTGCATTGGGATTATCAGCGCACGGTGCCCATCTTCATCGCCGAGGAGCCCTTCGGCAAGGTACCTTTTTTGTTGTATCTGAATGAGGATTCGGCCTATGCGCTGTTCGTCCGGCGCCGGGGCAGGGAATTGGTGGGCTTTCATACCTGCGATTTTTACTTTGTGGAGAATATGATCGCCAAGCTTCAAGAGCAATATCAGCTTCAGGTGCAGATCTAGCCGATCATGAGCCAGACGATTTCTCGCAAAATTCTGTTCGCCGGCGCCCGTGGAGATTTTTCCGCGGTGGCTGAATCGTTGCTGCGTCGCGGCTACGAGGTGCAGTCCTGCGCGGAGGGCAGCCAGGCGCTGGAAAAAGCCCTGGCGCTCATGCCGGATCTGGTCGTGGTCGATGTGGATCTGCCGCTCATCGAGGGAGCGCGCCTGGCGCAGATTCTGCGCGCCAACCCGCGCACCGCCAAGCTGGCGTTTATTTTCGTCGGCCCCGAGGGGGGCGAGGTGGAGGGGTTTCGCCGTCACCGCGACCATTACCTGGTGCGCCCTTTCAATACCGAGCAGGTGCTCTCGGTGACCTTGGGGCATCTGCTGCGCCAGGAACGCACCGAGCAGGTGACGCGCCAGGGCAAGCAGGTCGAGGGCAGCCTGGAGCAGGTTTCCCTCACGGACATGCTGCAGATCTTCGGGCATAACCGCAAGGACGGATTGCTGACCCTGGAGCGCGGCGAGCAGCGCGGCACCATTGCGCTGCTCGAAGGCAGCGTCATCAACGCCCGGGTCGGTCAGGTCGAGGGTGAAAAGGCATTTTTCCGCCTGCTTGCCTGGGAGCAAGGCCGCTTCTCCTTCGCGCCGGGAATTCCCGCGGATGAGGTGCGCATCACCCGGCCCCTGGAGCATCTCATCATGGAGGGGCTGCGCCAGGTCGACGAACTCAACGCCTATGCCGCCGATCTGCCGCGGGCCGAGTCCCTGTTGTTCCTCAAGGTTCCCCTGGAGCGTATGCCGCGCGGCCTGCGGCCGACCACCCAAGAGATCCTGGTGTTGCTCGAATACTACCAGCGCGTCGACGAAATTCTCGATCATTGCCCGCGCAGCGACTACGACATCCTGCAGATTCTGCGCATCCTCCTGGAAAAGGGTCTGATCGAGGAGCGCCGTGAGGAGTCCGGCGCCGACGAGGAGCATGCGCCGCTGCTGCATTCGGACGAGGTTATCCGCATCAAGGATCGCTTCGGCGAGCGCGACACCCTTCTGGAAGGTTCCACGGTCAAATTGGTTCTCTTCGTCGCCGACAGCGACGACATTCATCATTTCGTGAACTACCTTCAGAGTCTGCCGGATTTCGAACCCGACCCGCGATTTGTCAACGGTTCCGCCTCCGCGGGGGTACATGATCTGGGCCTGCTGCGCATGGGCGACACCTTTGCCTTGCGCCTCATCACCTTGCCGGCCGCCGCCGCCGCGGCGCCGCTGTGGTCGCCGTTCTGCCGGCGTCTTTTCGGGGCACTGTCTCCGGTAGGCGGCGCCGGGCTCGAGGTTGCCGAGTCGTTTTTCGCTCACCGCGCCGATGTGCCCCTGGCGCGTGTCGCCTTTAGCCCGGGAACCGCCGACGCCTTTTTCCTCGAGCGCGGCAATCGTGAGGGGCTGCGCCGTTTGCTGGTTTTTCTGTTGACGCAATTGACCCAAAAGGACCTGCCATGATCGACCTGCATACCCACACCCTGTTCAGCGACGGCGAGCTGATTCCCGCCGAACTCATTCGCCGCGCCGCGGTTGCCGGTTACACGGCCCTGGCCATCACCGATCACGTGGATCTGTCCAATCTAGATTTCATTTTGCCGCGTATCATCGAGAGCGCGGCCATCTACGGACCCGCCTGGGGGCTGCAAGTCATTCCGGGCGTGGAACTCACCCACATCCCTCCGGCCCAGATCGCCGCCGCCGCGCGGCAGGCACGTTCCCTGGGAGCGCGCATCATCGTCTGCCATGGGGAAACCCTGGTTGAGCCCGTCGCCCCGGGCACCAACGCCGCCGCCCTCGCCGCCGACATCGACATCCTGAGCCATCCGGGCCTGATCGGTGAAGACGAAGTTCGGCTGGCCGCGCAGCGCGGCATTTGCCTGGAGATTACCACCCGCAAGGGACACAGCCTGGCCAACGGCCATGTCGCGCAGTTGGCCAGAAAGCACGGCGCCAAACTGGTGGTCAACAACGACGCCCACGCCCCCGGCGACCTGGTCTCCCCCGACCTGGCTCGCAAAGTGGCCCGAGGCGCGGGTTTGAGCGAGGAAGAATACGAGCAGTGCCGAAAGAACAGCGCGGCACTGGTTGAGAGGGCAATGAGGTAAATCGTCATTGGTCATTGGTCCTTTGTCATTTGTTAAAATCAAAGGCATAATCCAAGACCAACGACCAACGACCAACGACCAACGACCAACGACCAACGACAAATGACAAATGACAAATGACAAATGACAAATGACAAATGACAAATGACAAAGGACAAAGGACAAAGGACAGCCTTTAATATGACCGACTCCCATTTTTCCTTTCTGAAAGAACTTGTCGAAGCTCCCAGTCCTTCGGGGTTTGAACAGCCTGCGCAGCGGGTGATCCGGCGCCATTTGGACGGGCTGGTGGATGAACTCACGACCGATGTCATGGGCAATGTCATCGGTTTGGTCAAAGGGCAGGGGGACAACCTGCCGCGGGTCATGCTGGCCGGCCACTGTGACGAAATCGGCCTGATGATCAAGTACATCGACGATCAGGGGTTTCTCTATTTCGCCGCCATCGGCGGGGTCGATGCCCATCTGGTGCCCGGGCAGAGGGTCTACGTGCATGGATCCCGGCGAGCGGTGCTCGGCGTGGTGGGGAAAAAGCCCATCCACCTCATGGACCAGAAGGATCGTGAAACGGTGGTCAAGCTCAAGAGCCAATACATCGACATCGGCTGCCGCTCGCGCGAGGAGGCCCAGGCCCTTGTGGCGGTGGGTGATCCGGTGACCTTTGCCGTGGGCTTGGAGCGGCTGGAAAACGACCGGGTGATCTCACGTGCTTTCGACGACAAGATGGGCGCGTTCATCGTTGCGCGGGTTTTGCAGGAGGTGCGGGCGCGCGGTGCGGCCGCGGTCGATCTGTACGGGGTCTCCACGGTGCAGGAGGAAATCGGTCTGCGCGGCGGCGCGACCAGCGTGTACGGGATCAATCCGGATGTCGGTATCGCCGTCGAGGTGGGCTTCGCCACCGATGTTCCCGAGGTCGACAAGAAGGAAAACGGGGAAACCAAGGTCGGCGGCGGACCGATCATCGCCCGCGGCCCCAACATCAATCCGGCCTTGTTCGAGCTGTTGACGGCGACGGCCATCGCGGAAAACATCCCCTACCAGGTAGTCGGCCACCCCCGCGCCACCGGCACCGACGCCAACGTCATGCAACTCTCGCGCGGCGGCGTCGCCACCGCTTTGGTCAGTGTGCCCCTGCGCTACATGCACACCCCGGTGGAACTGCTGTCCCTCGAGGATCTGGAGAACACCGTGCGGCTGCTTTCCGGGCTGATCTACCGCATTGAAAGCCGCGCGATGTTCATCCCGAACTGACAGAAGCCCTTCCGGTGCAGATTGCCGTGAAGCTTCGCCTGTCGCCCCGGTTTACCCGATTTTCTCCGCGACCTCTGCGCTCTCAGCGGTGGAAAGATTTTAAGGCTTGACCCGATGGAAATGCCGGGATAGATTTACCAATTATTTTTTTTCGCTCTGTTTTTCAGGTTTCCCCGCGTTCGCCCTTGCCCCGAGGAGTTGCCCATGCTGGACCGCGATAGCCTTCGCGAAGGTCTCACGTTCGACGACGTATTGCTGCTGCCCGCCCATTCCACCGTCCTGCCCAAGGATGTTGACCTCTCGGCCCTGCTGACCGCAAAAATCCGGCTCAACATTCCCCTGCTCTCGGCGGCCATGGATACGGTGACCGAATCGCGCACCGCCATCTGCATGGCGCGCGAGGGCGGCCTGGGCATTATCCACAAGAATATGGATCCCCAGAGCCAGGCCACGGAGGTCGATCAGGTCAAGAAATCGGAAAGCGGCATGATCGTCGACCCCATCACCATGGATCCCGATCAGAAGATTTACGAAGCCCTCGAACTGATGGAGCGCTACCGCATCTCCGGCGTGCCCATCACCAAGGAAGGCAAACTGGTGGGGATTCTCACCAACCGCGACCTGCGTTTTGAAACCAAGCTCGATCAGCCGATTCGCAACGTGATGACCAAGGACAAGCTGGTCACCGTGCCGCCGGGCACCACCCTGGATGAGGCCAAATATCACCTGCACAAGCATCGCATCGAGAAACTTCTGGTGGTCGATGAGAAGGGCGCGCTCAAGGGGCTGATCACCATCAAGGACATCGAGAAGGTGCGCAAGTATCCCAATGCCTGCAAGGACGATATCGGTCGGTTGCGGGCCGGAGCCGCCATCGGCGTGGGTGCCGACCGCGAGGAGCGCCTTGAGCTGTTGGTGCGCGCGGGTGTCGATGTGGTCATTATCGACACTGCTCACGGTCATTCCCAAGGGGTGATCGATGCCGTCGTCGATACCCGCAGGCAGTACCCTGATCTGCAGCTGGTGGCGGGCAACATCGCCACGGCGGCGGCCGCCGAAGCGCTCATCAAGGCCGGGGTCGATGCGGTCAAGGTGGGCATCGGTCCGGGTTCGATCTGCACCACCCGGGTGATTGCCGGAGTTGGGGTGCCCCAGATCAGCGCCATCGCCGATGTCGCGCGGGTCACCGGCAAAGCGGGCATTCCCC
Proteins encoded in this region:
- a CDS encoding response regulator; this encodes MAKGRILAIDDEKFFRELYRDILAREGYVVRTAGSGEEALDILRREDFDLVISDLGLTGMDGVETSRAIKRFNPEQEIIVVSALADVPTAVAAMKAGVTDYVCKPINPDEFLLLVNKTLFRRAQHLEHRKLLSENLEYVSIVATYQKCRAFLHVHDLDRLGDLILDTLMELLRAEGGALWLAGFDGSYFRRRCRRGLARVLPEEETLHLGDDQHPLPEGDEPVLLKGDDRLWVPLRHERETLALMRIEAPVGRAVFNRGDLKIAAAAAEFAASALHNVLRQRVLEQASLRMPRAEAYTMAFFRDHMDKELSKARRYGRNLALIRLRVENYTELHHHFRSRELDAAMSAVIEAINSILRDADIMAMAAADDFYILLPETDYWGSLITQKRIRKALRGKLMLSDLKKTFPIRAHMRSAAFPLDGTSFEQLNGHAEDRLTRLQSSLYLKESWDNTSFWGVVGKILGKTEDYHFSRDGLEVAPGLHAFGEPLKSCYVRMPEDNIDLIHRAFLREVVESIRVRGVIFRGCADFDQVHAALPNLDQVEKSATSLFLLGGGGRVHWDYQRTVPIFIAEEPFGKVPFLLYLNEDSAYALFVRRRGRELVGFHTCDFYFVENMIAKLQEQYQLQVQI
- the miaB gene encoding tRNA (N6-isopentenyl adenosine(37)-C2)-methylthiotransferase MiaB: MTKFFYLETFGCQMNVVDSEQIVDLLGRVGYAQVETPEQADLILLNTCSVRDKAERKVYGHLGRFKPLKQQRPELIIGVGGCVAQQEGERLLDKLRFVDLVFGTHNIHRLPEMLAAVEGRRQRRLETDFLDAETRRQLFPERKADDAVTRFVTVMQGCDNFCSYCIVPHVRGREISRPSGDILAEIRALAAGGVREITLLGQNVNSYGLREEDEISFAQLLRRVHEIEGIERIRFTTSHPKDLSDELIACFGELPKLAKHLHLPVQCGSDRILTAMNRGYTRAQYLDKVARLKQVCPDIRLTSDIIVGFPGETEEDFGETLALVAEVEYADIYSFLYSPRRGTAAAELEETLDPKEKQARFDRLIALQQEIGARIWQSDVGRVLPVLVEGVSRQGGGQLFGRTVWNRIVNFSGSPDLVGRIVPVRVTTSFKNSQAGELDADEVRAAS
- a CDS encoding histidinol phosphate phosphatase domain-containing protein, with the protein product MIDLHTHTLFSDGELIPAELIRRAAVAGYTALAITDHVDLSNLDFILPRIIESAAIYGPAWGLQVIPGVELTHIPPAQIAAAARQARSLGARIIVCHGETLVEPVAPGTNAAALAADIDILSHPGLIGEDEVRLAAQRGICLEITTRKGHSLANGHVAQLARKHGAKLVVNNDAHAPGDLVSPDLARKVARGAGLSEEEYEQCRKNSAALVERAMR
- a CDS encoding aspartate:alanine exchanger family transporter, which codes for MSLLSNPIFLLLLVIVLGELIGKVRIWNLSLGPSAIIFVALAFGHYGYTLPEAVQTLGLAMFIYAIGLQSGPGFVSSFRRHGLVMALAVLVMTSVGIAVTYACCRLFGFDAAIGAGLLSGAMTSTPSLAAAVELLGTDKAPAAYGVTYGIGVIGVALCVKALPKLLRTDIAAEEQRLADELAAINPPIAFQHIEVSNPNIFGKRVVDLHLKSIAPVTITRLLRRGADEPVLVGADTVLNEGDHLRVVGRLADLEKIQLYIGRPIEGEIAFDRVLTKKDIVVSKPEFAGTTLGFFNFREVFNVQVARITRNGVDLPADANTRLHLGDVLHAVGDERSLRNIARIVGNDLKATYDINLLPILLGLILGILLGQITLPLPVLGSFTLGTTGGALVAGLLLGARYQTGRLIWEIPATGNRLIRDLGLALFMAAVGTTAGTTFIPTLQTYGLPLVLSGILVTLLPVVVGMAVGLWLLRIRFLRMLGVMVGAMTSVSGLSAAGTLSATPYASSAYATVYPVALISKILAVKVLFLVL
- a CDS encoding M42 family metallopeptidase; its protein translation is MTDSHFSFLKELVEAPSPSGFEQPAQRVIRRHLDGLVDELTTDVMGNVIGLVKGQGDNLPRVMLAGHCDEIGLMIKYIDDQGFLYFAAIGGVDAHLVPGQRVYVHGSRRAVLGVVGKKPIHLMDQKDRETVVKLKSQYIDIGCRSREEAQALVAVGDPVTFAVGLERLENDRVISRAFDDKMGAFIVARVLQEVRARGAAAVDLYGVSTVQEEIGLRGGATSVYGINPDVGIAVEVGFATDVPEVDKKENGETKVGGGPIIARGPNINPALFELLTATAIAENIPYQVVGHPRATGTDANVMQLSRGGVATALVSVPLRYMHTPVELLSLEDLENTVRLLSGLIYRIESRAMFIPN
- a CDS encoding DUF4388 domain-containing protein, translated to MSQTISRKILFAGARGDFSAVAESLLRRGYEVQSCAEGSQALEKALALMPDLVVVDVDLPLIEGARLAQILRANPRTAKLAFIFVGPEGGEVEGFRRHRDHYLVRPFNTEQVLSVTLGHLLRQERTEQVTRQGKQVEGSLEQVSLTDMLQIFGHNRKDGLLTLERGEQRGTIALLEGSVINARVGQVEGEKAFFRLLAWEQGRFSFAPGIPADEVRITRPLEHLIMEGLRQVDELNAYAADLPRAESLLFLKVPLERMPRGLRPTTQEILVLLEYYQRVDEILDHCPRSDYDILQILRILLEKGLIEERREESGADEEHAPLLHSDEVIRIKDRFGERDTLLEGSTVKLVLFVADSDDIHHFVNYLQSLPDFEPDPRFVNGSASAGVHDLGLLRMGDTFALRLITLPAAAAAAPLWSPFCRRLFGALSPVGGAGLEVAESFFAHRADVPLARVAFSPGTADAFFLERGNREGLRRLLVFLLTQLTQKDLP
- the guaB gene encoding IMP dehydrogenase; the encoded protein is MLDRDSLREGLTFDDVLLLPAHSTVLPKDVDLSALLTAKIRLNIPLLSAAMDTVTESRTAICMAREGGLGIIHKNMDPQSQATEVDQVKKSESGMIVDPITMDPDQKIYEALELMERYRISGVPITKEGKLVGILTNRDLRFETKLDQPIRNVMTKDKLVTVPPGTTLDEAKYHLHKHRIEKLLVVDEKGALKGLITIKDIEKVRKYPNACKDDIGRLRAGAAIGVGADREERLELLVRAGVDVVIIDTAHGHSQGVIDAVVDTRRQYPDLQLVAGNIATAAAAEALIKAGVDAVKVGIGPGSICTTRVIAGVGVPQISAIADVARVTGKAGIPLIADGGVKFSGDLPKAVAAGADVVMIGSLFAGTDEAPGETILYQGRTYKSYRGMGSLGAMKQGSKDRYFQGDVESDIKLVPEGIEGRVPYRGSLSANIHQLMGGLRSGMGYTGCRTLKELQQRGEFVRITNAGLRESHVHDVTISQEAPNYRLERFN